Below is a genomic region from uncultured Desulfovibrio sp..
GTGGCCGGGGCCCTGCAGGAAGGCTTTGACGAGGGAGTGCTGGAACAGCGCCCCACCATCGTTGATCTGCAGTGCGATATCGACCACCCCACCCAGTGCATGGCCGACATGCTGCACATCATCAACCACTTTGGCGGCGTGGAGAAACTCAAAGGCAAAAAAGTCGCCATGACCTGGGCCTACTCCCCTTCCTACGGCAAGCCCCTTTCTGTTCCCCAGGGCGTTATCGGCCTCATGACCCGCTTTGGCATGGATGTGACGCTGGCGCACCCCGAAGGCTATGAAGTTATGCCCGAAGTGGAAGCCATTGCCGCAGAAAACGCCAAGGCTTCCGGTTGCACATACAGCCGCACCAACTCCATGGAAGAAGCCTTTGCCGGAGCCGACATTGTCTACCCCAAGAGCTGGGCTCCCTTTGCCGCCATGGAAAAACGCTCGGCCCTCTACGAGCAGAACGACCACGACGGCATCAAAAAGCTTGAAAAAGAACTGCTGACCCAGAATGCCAACTACAAGAGCTGGGAATGCACAGAAAAACTCATGGCTACCACCAACAAGGGCAATGCCCTGTACCTGCACTGCCTGCCCGCCGATATCACCGGTGTTTCGTGCAAGGAAGGCGAAGTGGAAGCCAGCGTGTTCGATCGTTACCGTGCGCCCCTTTACCTTGAGGCCAGCTACAAGCCCTACATCATCGCCGCAATGATCCTGTTGGCGCGCAAGGCTGATCCCTCTGACACCCTCATGCGTCTGCTGGAATCGGGCAGCCCTCGCATCCGCTAGGTACAACCCGCGGCCCCGGGGGGAATACCCCACTCCCCGGGGCTGTAAACCATTTCGTAGCGCCAGCGCGGCAACAACAGGAGTAAGGCTTTGAAAATCCTTATCCGCAACGGAACAGTTGTTACTCCCACAGGTATTCATAAGACTGACCTG
It encodes:
- the ygeW gene encoding knotted carbamoyltransferase YgeW, whose protein sequence is MDRTGIREHIKCLSKLNFKNMYMKDFLETWHKSDDEIAATFAVADILRGLRTNNVSTRIFDSGLGISLFRDNSTRTRFSFASACNLLGLTVQDLDEGKSQIAHGETVRETANMVSFMAETVGIRDDMFIGKGNTYMREVAGALQEGFDEGVLEQRPTIVDLQCDIDHPTQCMADMLHIINHFGGVEKLKGKKVAMTWAYSPSYGKPLSVPQGVIGLMTRFGMDVTLAHPEGYEVMPEVEAIAAENAKASGCTYSRTNSMEEAFAGADIVYPKSWAPFAAMEKRSALYEQNDHDGIKKLEKELLTQNANYKSWECTEKLMATTNKGNALYLHCLPADITGVSCKEGEVEASVFDRYRAPLYLEASYKPYIIAAMILLARKADPSDTLMRLLESGSPRIR